One genomic segment of Mytilus trossulus isolate FHL-02 chromosome 4, PNRI_Mtr1.1.1.hap1, whole genome shotgun sequence includes these proteins:
- the LOC134716046 gene encoding neuronal calcium sensor 2-like, whose translation MGNQMRKKLSKEDCKFLEEHTDFKKPHIMDFYKDFMKMNPDGNMNLDDFKDFLYGFYKDKSTNLAEHYFRAADKNKSGTINFTEFLMFLNHECTSNPEERLNWMFDLFDIDGNGTIERPEMINIYKIALDVNEKKSPGDPTPDEIAEKMFECCDKNKDDKLTKEEFITTFMEDPVLFAIFCRNTDETEDK comes from the exons ATGGGGAACCAGATGAGAAAAAAGTTGTCCAAAGAAGACTGCAAATTTTTAGAAGAGCACACAGATTTTAAAAAGCCACATATCATGGATTTTTACAAAGATTTCATG AAAATGAATCCAGATGGAAATATGAATTTAGACGATTTTAAAGACTTTCTGTATGGATTTTACAAGGATAAGAGTACTAACCTCGCAGAACATTACTTTCGTGCTgcagataaaaataaaagtgggaCGATTAACTTTACGgagtttttaatgtttttgaacCATGAGTGTACATCTAATCCTGAAGAACGACTCAACTGgatgtttgatttatttgatattgatgGAAACGGTACAATAGAGAGACCAGAAATGATCAACATTTATAAG ATCGCTTTAGatgtaaatgaaaagaaatcacCCGGGGATCCAACCCCAGATGAAATAGCAGAAAAGATGTTCGAATGCTGTGATAAAAATAAGGACGACAAATTAACCAAAGAAGAATTTATAACCACTTTTATGGAAGATCCTGTgttatttgcaatattttgtCGAAACACAGACGAGACAGAAGACAAATAA